Proteins co-encoded in one Novosphingobium sp. TH158 genomic window:
- a CDS encoding YifB family Mg chelatase-like AAA ATPase: protein MVALVSTVAYLGLEARPVEVQCQVAPGMVGFHVVGLPDKAVGESRQRVSAALSSMGLSLPPKRITVNLSPADLPKEGSHYDLPIALALLAAMGVTDAEQLAEYVAVGELALDGRIISSPGVLLAALHASGEDKGLICPAAQGAEAGWAAGVPIIAAPDLVSLLNHLKGTQVLAPPPPGEAEPPARGPDLRQVKGQETAKRALEIAAAGGHNLLMIGPPGAGKSLMASCLPGILPELSPAEALEVSMVASVAGTLEDGRISRARPFRAPHHSASMAALTGGGLRVRPGEVSLAHLGVLFLDELPEFQRAVLDSLRQPLETGEVTVARANAHVTFPARVQLVAAMNPCRCGHLGDPALGCSRAPKCAADYQSKVSGPMLDRIDLHVEVDPVSAADLALPPPAEGSAEVAARVAAARAIQTARADATGARTNAELNGEGLDAVATPDEPGRKLLLQAAEAMRLSARGYTRMLRVARTIADLAGAETVSRIHVAEALSYRRVAPRA, encoded by the coding sequence TTGGTCGCACTGGTATCCACCGTCGCTTACCTGGGGCTTGAGGCGCGCCCGGTCGAAGTGCAGTGCCAGGTCGCCCCCGGCATGGTCGGCTTCCATGTCGTCGGCCTGCCGGACAAGGCCGTGGGCGAAAGCCGCCAGCGTGTCAGCGCGGCGCTTTCCTCGATGGGCCTGTCGCTGCCGCCCAAGCGCATCACGGTAAACCTCTCCCCGGCAGACCTGCCCAAGGAAGGATCGCATTACGACCTGCCGATCGCCCTCGCCCTGCTTGCCGCCATGGGCGTGACCGATGCCGAGCAACTGGCCGAATATGTCGCCGTGGGGGAACTGGCGCTCGATGGGCGGATCATCTCCTCCCCCGGCGTGCTGCTGGCGGCATTGCACGCATCGGGTGAGGACAAGGGCCTGATCTGCCCCGCCGCGCAAGGGGCAGAAGCCGGCTGGGCCGCCGGCGTTCCGATCATCGCCGCGCCCGATCTGGTCTCGCTGCTCAATCACCTGAAAGGCACGCAAGTGCTCGCACCGCCCCCGCCAGGAGAGGCCGAACCGCCCGCGCGCGGGCCTGACCTGCGGCAGGTAAAGGGGCAGGAAACCGCCAAGCGCGCGCTGGAAATCGCCGCGGCCGGCGGCCACAACCTGCTGATGATCGGCCCGCCGGGGGCCGGCAAGTCGCTGATGGCATCGTGCCTGCCGGGCATCCTGCCCGAACTGTCCCCGGCAGAGGCGCTGGAAGTTTCGATGGTGGCATCGGTGGCCGGCACGCTAGAAGACGGGCGGATCAGCCGCGCCCGCCCGTTCCGCGCGCCGCATCATTCGGCATCGATGGCCGCGCTTACCGGCGGCGGCCTGCGGGTCCGCCCGGGCGAGGTCAGCCTTGCCCACCTGGGCGTGCTGTTCCTTGATGAATTGCCCGAATTCCAGCGCGCGGTGCTGGATTCGCTACGCCAGCCGCTCGAAACCGGAGAGGTGACGGTGGCGCGTGCCAATGCCCATGTCACCTTCCCTGCCCGCGTCCAGCTGGTCGCGGCGATGAACCCGTGCCGCTGCGGGCACCTGGGCGATCCGGCGCTGGGCTGCAGCCGCGCACCCAAATGCGCCGCCGATTACCAGAGCAAGGTTTCCGGCCCCATGCTTGACCGGATCGACCTTCACGTCGAGGTCGACCCCGTCTCCGCCGCCGATCTTGCCCTGCCCCCGCCCGCCGAAGGCAGCGCCGAAGTGGCCGCCCGGGTGGCCGCCGCGCGCGCGATCCAGACGGCGCGCGCCGATGCTACCGGTGCTCGGACCAATGCCGAACTGAACGGCGAAGGCCTCGATGCGGTCGCCACCCCGGACGAGCCGGGACGCAAGCTGCTGCTGCAGGCGGCAGAAGCCATGCGGCTTTCCGCGCGCGGCTATACCCGCATGCTGCGCGTGGCCCGCACCATCGCCGACCTTGCCGGTGCCGAAACCGTCAGCCGCATCCACGTGGCCGAAGCGCTGAGCTACCGCCGCGT